One Burkholderiaceae bacterium DAT-1 DNA segment encodes these proteins:
- a CDS encoding GMC family oxidoreductase: protein MRDLIAEGLASGRWHVEDGASLTQNLIIDTDVVIVGTGAGGGITAEILSQAGLKVLMLEEGAFRYASRDFHLQESEAYPQLYQESAARQTKDKGITIMQGRTVGGTTVVNWTSCFRTPHWTLEHWQSLGLKSLTVDAMAPWFAQAEQRLKVVDWQVPPNRNNSILRDGAEKVGISWSPIRRNVHGCMNLGYCGMGCAANAKQSMLVTTIPAALNLGARLISRVRVERIRFEGGKATGVEAQALQSDGISPAPWKVSVNARAVVLSGGSINTPAVLLRSKADDPHGLIGKRTFLHPVPISGAVMPEQVEAWAGAPQTIYSDHFLESLPLSGPIGYKVEVPPAHPILTTTTLSGFGESHAHIMQQYPNLHVMLALLRDGFHPESQGGQVQLRSDGSPVLDYPMTSYVWDGVKRAWLTMAELQFAAGAKQVMPIHEHVPAQGYGTWREAKAAIETLPLEVMRARIVSAHVMGGCAMGADASKGWVDHHGKSFAYDGLYVIDGSVFPTSIGANPQLSIYGMSARNAAHLAETLTGKPFAWQIA, encoded by the coding sequence ATGCGTGATCTGATTGCCGAAGGGCTGGCGAGCGGTCGCTGGCATGTTGAAGATGGTGCGAGCCTGACGCAGAACCTGATCATTGATACCGATGTCGTCATCGTGGGAACAGGCGCTGGTGGTGGGATCACGGCTGAAATTCTGTCGCAGGCCGGGTTGAAGGTACTGATGCTGGAAGAAGGGGCATTCCGCTATGCCTCCCGCGACTTCCATCTGCAGGAATCCGAAGCCTATCCACAGCTGTACCAAGAGTCAGCAGCGCGCCAGACCAAGGACAAGGGCATCACCATCATGCAGGGCCGCACCGTGGGTGGCACTACCGTGGTGAACTGGACGTCATGCTTCCGCACGCCGCACTGGACGCTGGAACACTGGCAGTCGCTTGGGCTGAAATCGCTGACCGTGGATGCGATGGCACCCTGGTTTGCGCAGGCCGAACAGCGATTGAAAGTGGTGGACTGGCAAGTCCCGCCCAATCGCAATAATTCGATTCTGCGTGATGGTGCCGAGAAAGTAGGTATTTCCTGGTCGCCGATTCGCCGCAATGTGCACGGCTGCATGAATCTGGGTTATTGCGGCATGGGTTGCGCCGCCAATGCCAAGCAATCCATGCTGGTGACTACGATTCCGGCCGCACTGAATCTGGGCGCACGATTGATCAGTCGCGTGCGCGTAGAGCGCATTCGCTTTGAGGGTGGCAAGGCGACAGGCGTAGAAGCGCAGGCCTTACAGTCAGACGGCATTTCGCCTGCGCCGTGGAAAGTGTCGGTCAATGCGCGTGCCGTGGTGCTGTCCGGTGGCTCTATCAATACGCCTGCGGTGCTGCTGCGCTCGAAGGCGGACGATCCACATGGCTTGATCGGTAAACGCACTTTCCTGCATCCGGTGCCGATTTCCGGTGCGGTGATGCCTGAACAGGTGGAAGCCTGGGCCGGTGCGCCGCAGACCATCTATTCGGATCATTTTCTGGAGTCGCTGCCACTGTCCGGGCCGATTGGATATAAGGTTGAGGTGCCGCCTGCCCATCCGATTCTCACCACGACGACGCTGTCCGGGTTTGGCGAATCGCATGCGCACATCATGCAGCAGTATCCCAATCTGCATGTGATGCTGGCCCTGTTGCGCGACGGCTTCCATCCCGAAAGTCAGGGCGGGCAGGTGCAACTGCGCAGCGATGGCTCGCCGGTGCTGGATTATCCGATGACATCGTATGTGTGGGATGGTGTGAAGCGTGCGTGGCTGACCATGGCCGAGCTGCAGTTTGCTGCAGGCGCCAAGCAGGTGATGCCCATTCATGAGCATGTCCCGGCTCAAGGCTATGGCACTTGGCGCGAAGCCAAAGCCGCTATTGAGACGCTGCCGCTTGAAGTTATGCGTGCCCGTATCGTATCCGCCCACGTTATGGGTGGTTGCGCAATGGGTGCGGATGCGAGTAAGGGCTGGGTGGATCACCACGGCAAGAGTTTTGCCTACGATGGCTTGTACGTGATTGACGGTTCGGTGTTCCCGACCTCAATTGGGGCGAATCCGCAATTGTCCATCTACGGGATGTCGGCGCGCAATGCTGCGCATCTGGCTGAAACGCTTACAGGGAAGCCATTTGCATGGCAGATTGCGTGA
- a CDS encoding asparaginase, translated as MSKRLFVIYTGGTIGMTATASGYAPEAGYLPRELEKIAASHPGFPAYTLKEYAPLIDSSNLQPSHWNQIVADIEANYPEYDGFVVIHGTDTLAYTASALSFMLDNLSKPVIVTGSMVPLCETPNDAEQNLVDAFMWACDDNLSEVAIAFNRQLMRGNRARKLSGSDINAFGTPNYPILGRVHGERELNQALVAIKSSFAFKAHPIRPDLRIAGLKLYPGFSASLIAGLLSTPLDGLVLETYGAGNVPDYDPALLAALTEASKRGTVIINCTQCPSGRVAMGHYAASSALGKAGLVSGGDMTVEAAITKLYALLSQSPDLVSVRERAALNLRGEVSLDNA; from the coding sequence ATGTCCAAACGACTTTTTGTGATTTATACCGGCGGCACCATCGGTATGACCGCCACCGCCTCAGGCTATGCGCCGGAAGCAGGTTATCTGCCCCGCGAACTGGAAAAAATAGCGGCCAGCCATCCGGGGTTTCCTGCCTATACGCTGAAAGAATATGCCCCGCTGATCGACTCATCGAATCTGCAACCTTCGCACTGGAACCAGATCGTCGCCGATATCGAAGCCAACTATCCCGAATACGACGGATTTGTCGTCATTCACGGTACCGACACACTGGCCTACACCGCATCGGCACTGAGCTTTATGCTGGACAACCTCAGCAAGCCGGTGATTGTGACCGGCTCCATGGTGCCACTATGTGAAACGCCAAATGATGCCGAGCAGAATCTGGTCGATGCCTTTATGTGGGCTTGCGATGACAATCTGAGCGAAGTCGCCATTGCCTTCAATCGCCAATTGATGCGCGGCAATCGTGCCCGCAAATTATCCGGCAGCGATATCAATGCATTTGGCACGCCCAACTACCCGATTCTCGGTCGGGTACATGGCGAGCGCGAGTTGAATCAAGCCCTCGTAGCCATCAAATCTTCGTTTGCGTTCAAGGCACACCCCATCCGGCCCGATCTGCGCATCGCCGGTCTGAAACTCTATCCGGGTTTCAGCGCCAGCCTGATTGCCGGTCTGCTATCCACGCCGCTGGATGGACTGGTACTGGAGACCTATGGCGCGGGCAATGTGCCTGATTACGATCCAGCCTTGCTTGCCGCCCTCACTGAGGCAAGTAAACGCGGCACCGTTATCATCAACTGCACGCAATGTCCTTCTGGTCGCGTCGCGATGGGCCATTACGCAGCCAGCAGCGCACTCGGCAAGGCAGGTCTGGTATCCGGCGGCGACATGACCGTCGAAGCTGCCATCACCAAGCTTTATGCATTGCTCAGCCAGTCGCCCGATCTGGTCAGCGTACGCGAGCGCGCGGCACTCAATCTGCGCGGTGAGGTGAGTCTGGATAATGCGTGA
- a CDS encoding D-2-hydroxyacid dehydrogenase produces MTRIVFLDRASLPVDLRSPSFPHAWQAIATTSPEQILAHAHGAQVLISNKVPLRADVIRQLPDLKLIAVAATGVNQIDVAAANAAGIQVCNIRGYARTTVPEHALMLMLALSRRLPAYQHDVAAGRWQRSPNFCLFGDDIRDLAGQTVAIIGHGDLGQATAHLCRAFGMRVLLAEHRGASVVRDGYTTFESCVAEADIISLHCPLTEATRNLFDASTLAAMKPGAILINTARGGLVDENALLTAVLSGHLGGAGVDVLAQEPPPAHTPLLSVQHPNLIVTPHIGWASLQAMQALGEQLIGNIECWAAGTPRNLCA; encoded by the coding sequence ATGACCCGTATCGTCTTTCTTGATCGCGCCAGCTTGCCAGTTGATTTGCGTTCACCATCATTTCCACATGCATGGCAAGCAATCGCCACCACTTCGCCCGAGCAGATTCTGGCGCACGCACATGGCGCGCAGGTGCTCATCAGCAACAAAGTGCCGCTACGGGCAGATGTCATCAGGCAGCTGCCGGATCTCAAGTTGATTGCTGTCGCAGCGACAGGCGTAAATCAAATCGATGTGGCCGCAGCCAACGCCGCAGGGATTCAGGTCTGCAACATCCGCGGCTATGCCCGCACAACCGTTCCCGAGCATGCCCTGATGCTCATGCTGGCCCTGAGCAGACGTCTACCCGCCTATCAGCACGATGTTGCGGCGGGTCGCTGGCAACGATCGCCAAATTTCTGCCTGTTCGGCGACGACATTCGCGATCTGGCCGGACAAACCGTTGCCATCATCGGACATGGCGACCTCGGACAGGCCACCGCCCACTTGTGCCGGGCATTCGGCATGCGCGTGCTGCTTGCCGAACATCGCGGCGCAAGCGTCGTTCGAGACGGATACACCACCTTCGAGTCCTGCGTTGCTGAAGCCGACATCATCTCGCTACACTGCCCGCTCACGGAAGCCACGCGCAATCTGTTTGACGCCAGCACATTGGCTGCAATGAAGCCGGGCGCCATCCTGATCAATACGGCGCGCGGCGGACTCGTCGATGAAAATGCTTTGCTGACAGCGGTCCTCTCCGGGCATCTCGGCGGCGCCGGAGTAGATGTACTGGCACAGGAACCGCCGCCCGCTCACACGCCTTTATTGTCGGTACAGCATCCCAATCTGATTGTCACACCCCACATCGGCTGGGCCAGCCTGCAAGCCATGCAGGCGCTGGGCGAGCAGCTGATTGGCAATATCGAATGCTGGGCCGCCGGCACACCGCGCAATCTGTGCGCCTGA
- a CDS encoding DUF2189 domain-containing protein: MGITHETDEVVPLELHVRVRDLKWYTPIGWLRHAAEDMIAQPFASLFYGLAFVMMGVGLVQLTLNAPQHIISLITGFLIAGPFVSIGVYEISRRRETVTNVRFLPTLTAWRANISGISMFSMLLTLLVAGWMRASVVMFALFFSDQLPSLSMMLSKEFMVAENLTFMAIYSGTALAFLYFVFAVSVISVPIMLDKDIDALGAIFASVKVVRENPFCMLTWAMLIVVMIGAGFAIGGYGLILTAPLIGHGTWHAYRALIE; the protein is encoded by the coding sequence ATGGGCATCACACACGAAACCGATGAAGTCGTACCGCTCGAACTACACGTTCGCGTTCGAGATCTCAAGTGGTACACCCCGATTGGCTGGCTTCGCCATGCAGCCGAGGACATGATTGCCCAGCCCTTTGCCAGCCTGTTCTATGGTCTGGCTTTTGTGATGATGGGCGTGGGACTCGTTCAACTCACACTCAATGCGCCCCAGCACATCATCAGTCTGATCACCGGCTTTCTCATCGCCGGACCGTTTGTCTCCATCGGGGTATACGAAATCAGCCGCCGGCGGGAGACCGTCACGAATGTGCGCTTCCTGCCCACACTCACTGCATGGCGTGCCAATATCTCCGGCATCAGCATGTTCTCCATGTTGCTGACCTTGCTGGTGGCAGGCTGGATGCGCGCATCTGTCGTCATGTTTGCGCTGTTTTTCTCCGACCAGCTCCCCAGCCTCAGCATGATGCTGTCAAAGGAGTTCATGGTTGCCGAAAATCTCACCTTCATGGCGATCTATTCAGGTACTGCGCTGGCCTTTTTATATTTCGTCTTCGCCGTATCCGTCATTTCCGTGCCGATCATGCTGGACAAGGACATCGATGCCCTCGGTGCAATCTTTGCCAGTGTAAAGGTTGTACGTGAAAACCCATTCTGCATGCTCACCTGGGCAATGTTGATTGTGGTGATGATTGGCGCAGGATTTGCCATTGGCGGCTACGGACTGATACTGACCGCACCTCTGATTGGCCATGGGACGTGGCATGCCTATCGCGCCCTGATCGAATAA
- a CDS encoding FKBP-type peptidyl-prolyl cis-trans isomerase has product MTDNLIIDDITTGEGAVAERGQEVTVHYTGWLTDGKKFDSSKDRGIPFSFPLGAGHVIRGWDEGVAGMKVGGVRKLTIPASMGYGARGAGGVIPPNATLVFEVELLEVN; this is encoded by the coding sequence ATGACCGATAACCTGATCATTGACGACATCACCACAGGCGAAGGTGCCGTTGCCGAACGCGGCCAGGAAGTCACCGTGCACTACACCGGCTGGCTGACCGATGGCAAAAAATTCGACTCCAGCAAAGATCGTGGCATTCCGTTTTCCTTCCCGCTGGGTGCTGGCCATGTGATCCGTGGCTGGGACGAAGGTGTGGCAGGCATGAAAGTAGGCGGCGTGCGCAAACTGACGATTCCAGCATCGATGGGCTATGGCGCGCGCGGTGCGGGTGGCGTCATTCCGCCGAATGCCACACTGGTATTTGAAGTGGAACTGCTGGAAGTAAACTAA
- a CDS encoding methyl-accepting chemotaxis protein has translation MMPSTIKDQLRLGFGVLLALIVLVSFSGYRAAQKEADGITDLVDRILEVHASTNDVLIDIGNLRRFEKDSFINVSQADKVQSYKEKWEKTYTKAQDDIASIAKADPAYADRVNRLKTLFEAYGQGYRSVAGGLGTSLTDPASANAEMSKHKDAIHKMDEQLEEISLASEAGAKKGHDEIVEVMKQTKILIITLSSAACVLGIVIATFIGRAISIPLDDARLTAERISRDNDLSVSLRSNGSNEIARTMSEFSRLFDKLRQFIGSSAQNANEVTQAAHRLQEVARKVRNDAAVQSDASSAAAASIEEMTTAISIISDSAEQAHNDADVTAEKAQEGHALATQVANNIGQLSSSLESNIQVIRGLADRSGEIGGIVQAIKEIADQTNLLALNAAIEAARAGEQGRGFAVVADEVRKLAERTTLATGDISVKIGAVQSETHQAFEHMQQTGTQISHCVASAHQLAHAMSEIQAIASTANDRLNHIASAVHEQSAAAMEIAGHVERVAQMARENSEHGAYTEQSASNMLGLVRDLDGQIRLFRV, from the coding sequence ATGATGCCCTCAACCATTAAAGACCAGCTTCGCCTTGGATTTGGCGTGTTGCTTGCGCTCATCGTTCTGGTTTCGTTCAGCGGGTATCGCGCCGCTCAAAAAGAAGCGGATGGCATCACTGATTTGGTTGATCGCATTCTGGAGGTGCACGCATCCACCAATGATGTCCTAATCGACATTGGTAATTTGCGTCGCTTTGAAAAAGATAGCTTTATCAATGTTAGCCAAGCCGACAAAGTTCAAAGCTACAAGGAAAAGTGGGAAAAAACCTATACCAAGGCTCAGGACGATATCGCTAGTATCGCCAAGGCTGATCCCGCCTATGCTGACCGCGTGAACCGTCTGAAAACACTGTTCGAAGCATACGGTCAGGGCTACCGCTCCGTTGCTGGCGGTTTGGGTACATCACTCACCGACCCAGCGTCTGCCAATGCTGAAATGTCCAAGCATAAGGACGCCATTCACAAAATGGATGAACAGCTCGAAGAAATTTCGCTTGCCTCGGAAGCGGGTGCAAAAAAAGGGCACGATGAAATTGTTGAGGTGATGAAGCAAACCAAGATACTGATCATTACGCTCAGTTCAGCAGCATGCGTACTTGGTATTGTCATCGCCACCTTTATTGGACGGGCGATTAGCATTCCACTGGATGATGCCCGACTCACAGCCGAGCGCATCTCCCGTGACAATGATCTGTCGGTCTCCCTGCGCAGCAATGGCTCAAACGAGATTGCCCGCACCATGAGCGAGTTCTCCCGGCTATTTGACAAGCTGAGGCAATTTATCGGCTCCAGTGCCCAGAATGCGAACGAGGTCACGCAGGCTGCCCATCGCCTGCAGGAAGTAGCACGCAAGGTGCGCAATGATGCAGCAGTTCAGTCCGACGCATCTTCGGCAGCAGCAGCTTCGATTGAGGAAATGACCACGGCAATCAGCATCATCTCGGATAGCGCCGAACAGGCTCACAATGATGCCGATGTGACAGCGGAAAAGGCGCAGGAAGGCCATGCGCTTGCCACGCAGGTTGCCAACAATATCGGACAATTGTCTTCATCACTTGAGAGTAATATTCAAGTGATTCGTGGTTTGGCAGATCGCTCAGGAGAAATCGGCGGGATTGTTCAGGCTATTAAGGAAATCGCCGATCAAACCAATTTGCTGGCATTGAACGCCGCAATTGAAGCTGCACGTGCCGGCGAGCAAGGGCGTGGCTTTGCGGTGGTAGCTGATGAAGTGCGCAAACTCGCTGAACGCACCACACTGGCAACCGGCGACATTTCCGTCAAGATTGGTGCCGTACAAAGCGAGACGCATCAGGCATTTGAACACATGCAGCAAACAGGCACGCAAATTTCGCACTGTGTGGCCAGCGCCCATCAGCTCGCCCATGCCATGAGCGAGATTCAGGCGATTGCCAGTACCGCTAATGATCGCCTGAACCATATTGCATCAGCAGTACATGAACAAAGCGCGGCAGCCATGGAGATTGCCGGTCACGTTGAGCGCGTTGCGCAGATGGCCCGGGAAAACAGCGAACACGGTGCGTATACCGAACAATCCGCATCCAATATGCTGGGATTGGTACGTGATCTGGACGGCCAAATTCGTCTTTTCCGCGTATAG
- a CDS encoding group II truncated hemoglobin codes for MSTPTQSLTPYDLLGGEAALRLLVDRFYEVMDTDPVAEGVRNMHAPDLTSAKDKLFMFLSGWLGGPPLFAEKYGHPALRARHMPFAIDERARDEWLYCMFQAMEAVPMDQDVREHLEQAFYRTADFMRNRAEAGDAEGGQCAHGHHEG; via the coding sequence ATGAGCACACCTACGCAATCTTTGACTCCCTACGACCTGCTTGGCGGTGAAGCTGCCCTGCGATTGCTTGTCGACCGTTTCTATGAAGTCATGGATACCGATCCGGTCGCGGAAGGCGTGCGCAATATGCATGCGCCCGATCTGACCAGCGCCAAGGACAAGCTCTTCATGTTCCTGTCCGGCTGGCTCGGCGGTCCGCCCCTGTTTGCCGAAAAATATGGTCATCCGGCTCTGCGTGCGCGCCACATGCCCTTCGCAATCGATGAACGGGCACGCGACGAGTGGCTCTACTGTATGTTTCAGGCCATGGAAGCGGTGCCGATGGATCAGGATGTGCGCGAGCATCTCGAGCAAGCCTTCTATCGTACGGCCGATTTCATGCGTAACCGTGCCGAGGCCGGTGATGCTGAAGGCGGACAGTGCGCGCATGGTCATCACGAGGGATGA
- a CDS encoding GIY-YIG nuclease family protein, protein MSNVFDLPLVFVDLETTGAHIQRDRITEIGVVEWHGDEVSEWSTLVNPQAPIPPFIQSLTGINDDMVKDAPTFAELAPALLERLSGKVFFAHNARFDYGFLKNEFKRAGLEYRAKVVCTVKLSRKLFPREFKHNLDAVSTRMGLTVEGDRHRALTDARLVQQFLARLRETTAEEVLLLALDDVGRTASLPPGIDPEVVEDMPDGHGVYLFYGENDLPIYIGKSNRLKKRVLSHFSSDHAADKEMRLSQQLKRLDWITTSGELGATLLEARLIKSMKPVYNRQLRKNDDVCSWRFVPDAEGRAKPVLCKSSEQDLGREANLYGLFRSPREANNMLKKLAEGHKLCLTTLGLERTGKREHSPCFGMQVGKCRGACVGKEPLLSHQARLMAALAKQKLPHWPWPGRVLLRDSDGSSIVQDWHLVDHWVWHGSAASEEELADLLDTRSEARFDLDTFKILSKWLQHPPADSVRVLDQTRGMDSSEHESI, encoded by the coding sequence ATGAGCAACGTGTTTGATTTGCCGCTGGTATTTGTCGATCTGGAAACCACGGGTGCGCATATCCAGCGTGATCGCATCACCGAGATTGGCGTGGTCGAGTGGCATGGCGACGAGGTCAGCGAGTGGTCGACGCTGGTGAATCCGCAGGCGCCGATCCCGCCCTTTATCCAGAGCCTCACCGGCATCAACGATGACATGGTGAAAGACGCGCCGACCTTTGCCGAACTGGCACCGGCACTGCTGGAGCGACTGAGCGGAAAAGTGTTTTTTGCGCACAATGCCCGCTTTGATTACGGCTTCCTGAAAAACGAATTCAAGCGCGCCGGACTGGAATACCGCGCCAAGGTCGTGTGTACGGTCAAGCTGTCGCGCAAGCTGTTCCCGCGCGAGTTCAAACACAATCTGGATGCTGTCTCGACCCGCATGGGGCTGACCGTGGAAGGTGACCGCCACCGCGCGCTGACCGATGCGCGATTGGTGCAGCAATTTCTGGCCAGGCTGCGTGAAACGACTGCAGAAGAGGTTTTGCTGCTGGCGCTGGACGACGTCGGCCGTACGGCCAGTCTGCCGCCGGGCATTGATCCGGAAGTGGTGGAGGACATGCCGGACGGACATGGCGTGTATCTTTTCTATGGCGAAAATGATCTGCCCATTTATATCGGCAAAAGCAATCGCCTGAAAAAGCGCGTGCTCTCGCATTTCAGTAGCGATCATGCCGCGGACAAGGAAATGCGCCTGTCACAGCAGCTCAAGCGGCTGGACTGGATCACCACATCGGGTGAGCTGGGCGCAACGCTGCTTGAAGCACGTCTGATCAAGTCGATGAAGCCGGTATACAATCGGCAGCTGCGCAAAAATGATGATGTATGCAGCTGGCGCTTTGTGCCCGATGCTGAAGGCCGGGCGAAGCCGGTGCTGTGTAAATCGTCGGAGCAGGATCTCGGGCGCGAGGCGAATCTGTACGGCTTATTCCGCTCGCCGCGCGAAGCCAATAATATGCTCAAGAAGCTGGCGGAAGGGCACAAGCTCTGTCTCACCACGCTAGGGCTGGAACGGACAGGCAAGCGCGAGCATTCGCCCTGTTTCGGCATGCAGGTTGGCAAGTGCCGTGGCGCATGTGTCGGCAAGGAGCCGCTGCTGTCGCATCAGGCTCGCCTGATGGCCGCACTGGCCAAGCAGAAATTGCCGCACTGGCCGTGGCCGGGCAGGGTGCTGTTGCGGGATAGCGATGGTTCGTCCATCGTGCAGGACTGGCATCTGGTCGACCACTGGGTGTGGCACGGTAGCGCTGCCAGCGAGGAAGAGCTGGCTGATCTGCTCGACACCCGCAGCGAGGCGCGCTTTGATCTTGATACCTTCAAGATTCTGAGCAAATGGTTGCAGCATCCGCCCGCAGATAGTGTGCGCGTGCTGGATCAGACTCGCGGGATGGATTCGTCGGAGCACGAATCGATCTAG